A single Tenacibaculum sp. Bg11-29 DNA region contains:
- a CDS encoding trypsin-like peptidase domain-containing protein encodes MKNYFLNAVFITAISLCAINLSAQKKIKIGDEFDSDIKVTKTYQKFKRSLSRKQQQKAELVYQKEFYSKNASYIKLYFESFDLAPGDYIEITGSNKDEVLIYGEQGKIIDSENTMISNFWSKVLFEEKIDLKLYSFGKSGKHHGFEISKVAYGYSEKKMMRIVMDNTDLNRSICSVDNKERIACYKGTEMYEKAKAVCRLLIGGSSLCTGWLLGSEGNLMTNNHCIGSASDAQNTDFIFNYQYENCTGSTNATSDVVASSSTFIKTSSSLDYTLVKLPVNPTNTYGYLSLSSVATSVGDRIYIPQHPGGRRKEISVKTDTDPSAGGFSRVSSSSSGSGRQVTYFADTEGGSSGSPVLDYNSNLVIGIHNTGGCPNGSNGRSDNIISSIGSAMPNDGVDNGGGNPDPDPTCSSTVSSFPYSESFESSDAWTQVTGDDGNWTRDASGTPSSGTGPSSGSNGSYYMFLEASSNSSTGQIGSNATAILQSPCFNLSALSSATFSFNNHMFGTNVGTLKLEVSTNGTAWTNVWNDSGNKGNQWNDASVNLNSYIGESKVILRFVGTTGSGWSSDIAIDNVSLSSGGTVPDPICAALNLNDFTITGFSNQDSSGNSSVSSDGKTLVLTNNTWKYIPLNYTVTSSTVIEFEFSSTSEGEIHGIGFEDDNNLTSSRYFKVHGTQNYGVTNFDNYASGNKTYIIPIGSSYTGSMDRLVFVNDNDSGSGNNSTFSNIKIYEGSCGNTIALTESLTSRIDVLGDEDESLFTSIKIAPSPLKKGTLLRVLGPKRNLSGASYTIINMLGQVVKNGSITENTAINVDNVNSGIYILRIKNEFTTSSKRFIIE; translated from the coding sequence ATGAAAAATTATTTTCTAAATGCAGTGTTTATCACTGCTATTTCCCTCTGTGCAATAAATTTAAGTGCTCAGAAAAAAATTAAAATTGGTGATGAGTTTGACTCTGATATCAAAGTAACGAAAACTTATCAAAAGTTTAAGAGAAGTCTCTCTCGAAAACAGCAACAAAAAGCTGAATTAGTTTACCAGAAAGAATTTTATTCCAAAAATGCGTCCTACATCAAATTATATTTTGAAAGCTTTGACCTTGCTCCAGGTGATTACATTGAAATTACAGGTAGCAATAAAGATGAGGTTCTAATTTATGGTGAACAAGGAAAAATCATTGATAGTGAAAATACAATGATCAGCAATTTTTGGTCAAAAGTATTATTTGAGGAGAAAATAGACCTTAAGTTATATTCTTTTGGTAAATCAGGTAAGCACCATGGTTTCGAAATCTCAAAAGTAGCTTATGGATATAGTGAAAAGAAAATGATGAGAATAGTTATGGATAATACGGATCTTAATAGGTCTATCTGTTCAGTTGATAATAAGGAACGAATTGCTTGTTACAAAGGAACAGAAATGTATGAAAAAGCCAAGGCTGTTTGTAGATTGTTAATAGGAGGAAGCTCATTATGTACTGGATGGTTACTTGGTAGCGAGGGAAATCTAATGACAAATAATCATTGTATAGGATCGGCTTCTGATGCTCAGAATACCGATTTTATCTTCAATTATCAATATGAAAATTGTACAGGTAGTACTAACGCAACGAGTGACGTTGTTGCTTCATCATCTACATTTATAAAAACTAGTTCTAGCTTAGATTATACATTGGTAAAGTTACCTGTTAACCCTACCAATACATATGGATATCTTAGTTTAAGTTCTGTAGCTACTTCTGTAGGAGATAGAATTTACATTCCACAACACCCTGGTGGAAGAAGAAAAGAAATTTCTGTTAAGACAGATACAGACCCAAGTGCTGGTGGATTTTCAAGAGTTTCATCAAGTTCTAGTGGTTCAGGAAGGCAAGTGACTTATTTTGCTGATACAGAGGGAGGAAGTTCAGGTTCACCTGTTTTAGATTATAATTCTAATTTAGTAATAGGAATACATAATACTGGTGGTTGTCCTAATGGGTCTAATGGTAGATCTGATAATATAATAAGTTCTATTGGAAGCGCTATGCCAAATGATGGTGTTGATAATGGAGGCGGTAATCCAGATCCAGACCCTACTTGTAGTTCAACAGTTAGTTCTTTTCCTTACTCTGAAAGCTTTGAATCAAGTGATGCTTGGACTCAAGTAACAGGTGATGATGGTAACTGGACAAGGGATGCATCTGGAACTCCATCTTCAGGAACAGGACCAAGTTCAGGTTCTAATGGTTCTTATTACATGTTTTTAGAAGCTTCATCAAATAGTAGTACAGGTCAAATAGGATCAAACGCAACGGCAATTTTACAAAGTCCTTGTTTTAATCTTTCAGCATTATCTTCGGCTACTTTTTCCTTTAATAATCATATGTTTGGTACTAATGTTGGAACGTTAAAATTAGAGGTATCTACTAATGGAACAGCCTGGACTAATGTATGGAATGATTCAGGTAATAAAGGTAATCAATGGAATGATGCATCTGTTAATTTGAATTCATATATAGGAGAATCTAAAGTTATATTAAGGTTTGTAGGAACTACAGGTTCTGGCTGGTCTAGTGATATTGCTATTGATAACGTATCATTGTCTTCAGGAGGAACTGTTCCTGATCCTATATGTGCAGCATTAAATTTAAATGATTTCACTATTACTGGATTTTCAAATCAAGATTCATCAGGTAATTCTTCAGTAAGCTCTGATGGAAAAACATTAGTATTAACCAATAATACATGGAAATATATTCCACTTAACTATACTGTTACATCATCTACAGTAATTGAATTTGAATTCAGTAGTACTTCAGAAGGTGAAATTCATGGAATTGGTTTTGAAGATGATAATAACTTAACATCAAGTAGATACTTTAAAGTTCATGGTACACAAAACTATGGTGTTACTAATTTTGATAATTATGCGAGTGGTAACAAAACGTATATAATTCCTATAGGAAGTTCATATACAGGGAGTATGGATAGGTTAGTATTTGTTAATGATAATGATAGTGGATCAGGAAATAATTCTACTTTTTCAAATATTAAAATATATGAAGGGTCTTGTGGTAATACTATCGCTTTAACTGAATCACTTACTTCAAGAATAGATGTTTTAGGAGATGAAGATGAAAGTTTATTTACTTCTATTAAAATAGCTCCAAGTCCACTTAAAAAAGGAACTCTATTAAGAGTTTTAGGCCCTAAGAGAAATCTGTCAGGAGCTTCATACACTATTATAAATATGTTAGGTCAAGTTGTTAAAAATGGTAGTATTACTGAGAATACTGCTATTAATGTTGATAACGTTAATTCTGGTATATACATACTAAGAATTAAAAATGAATTTACTACATCAAGTAAACGATTTATTATAGAGTAG
- a CDS encoding iron-sulfur cluster assembly accessory protein, with the protein MIKVSDTAKKKVVELMTDDGFDATNDFVRVGVKSGGCSGLSYDLTFDKSTQENDKVFEENNIKIVVDKKSFLYLVGTTLEYSGGLNGKGFVFNNPNANRTCGCGESFSL; encoded by the coding sequence ATGATAAAAGTTTCAGACACAGCAAAAAAGAAGGTCGTTGAATTAATGACAGACGACGGATTTGATGCTACAAACGATTTTGTTCGAGTAGGTGTTAAAAGCGGTGGTTGTTCAGGCTTATCATACGACTTAACCTTTGATAAAAGCACTCAAGAGAACGACAAGGTTTTCGAAGAGAATAATATAAAAATTGTTGTAGACAAAAAAAGTTTTTTATATCTAGTAGGAACGACCTTAGAGTATTCTGGAGGATTAAATGGAAAAGGATTTGTATTTAATAACCCTAATGCAAACCGCACATGTGGTTGCGGAGAAAGTTTTTCTTTATAA
- the sufC gene encoding Fe-S cluster assembly ATPase SufC — protein sequence MLKIENLHANIEDKSILKGLNLEVKAGEIHAIMGPNGAGKSTLANVIAGKEEYEVTDGLIELNGEDISELAPEERAHNGVFLSFQYPVEIPGVSVTNFIKTAINENRKAKGLEDMPAKDMLKMIREKSELLEIDRKFLSRSLNQGFSGGEKKRNEIFQMAMLEPKLAILDETDSGLDIDALRIVANGVNKLKSKDNAVIVITHYQRLLDYIVPDFVHVLYDGKIVKSGDASLALELEAKGYDWIKEEVNS from the coding sequence ATGTTAAAAATAGAAAACTTACACGCTAATATAGAAGATAAATCAATCTTAAAAGGATTGAATTTAGAAGTTAAAGCCGGTGAAATTCACGCAATAATGGGACCGAATGGTGCTGGAAAAAGTACTTTAGCCAATGTTATCGCAGGGAAAGAAGAATACGAAGTTACTGATGGTTTAATAGAGTTAAATGGAGAGGATATTAGCGAACTAGCTCCTGAAGAGAGAGCACATAATGGTGTGTTTTTATCATTTCAATACCCTGTAGAAATCCCTGGAGTTTCTGTAACCAACTTTATTAAAACTGCAATTAACGAAAATCGTAAAGCAAAAGGTTTAGAAGACATGCCTGCAAAAGACATGTTAAAAATGATTCGTGAGAAATCTGAATTATTAGAAATAGACCGTAAGTTTTTATCTCGTTCTTTAAACCAAGGTTTTTCTGGTGGTGAAAAGAAACGTAATGAGATTTTTCAGATGGCAATGTTAGAGCCTAAATTAGCAATTTTAGATGAAACAGATTCTGGTTTAGATATTGATGCTTTACGTATTGTAGCTAATGGTGTAAACAAATTAAAATCTAAAGACAATGCGGTAATTGTAATTACACACTACCAACGTTTGTTAGATTATATAGTTCCTGATTTTGTACACGTATTATACGATGGTAAAATTGTAAAGTCAGGAGATGCTTCTTTAGCTTTAGAGTTAGAAGCTAAAGGATATGATTGGATTAAAGAAGAAGTTAATTCTTAA
- the sufB gene encoding Fe-S cluster assembly protein SufB, whose translation MSKYTEDDLREELKTKEYEYGFYTDIESETFAKGLNEDVVRAISKKKNEPEWMTEWRIEAFRVWEKMEEPEWANVHYEKPKFQDIAYYSAPKEKPKLNSLDEVDPELLDTFKRLGISLDEQKKLANVAVDIVMDSVSVATTFKETLGKKGIIFMPISEAIQEHPELVRKYLGTVVPTTDNFYAALNSAVFSDGSFCYIPKGVRCPMELSTYFRINEGGTGQFERTLVVADKGSYVSYLEGCTAPSRDENQLHAAVVELIALDDSEIKYSTVQNWYPGNKEGKGGVYNFVTKRAICETNAKVSWTQVETGSAVTWKYPSCILKGNNSVGEFYSIAVTNNYQQADTGTKMIHLGKNTKSTIISKGISAGKSQNSYRGLVQIGPRAENARNFSQCDSLLMGNECGAHTFPYIETKNKSAQIEHEATTSKIGEDQLFYCNQRGIDTEKAIALIVNGFSKEVLNKLPMEFAVEAQKLLEISLEGSVG comes from the coding sequence ATGAGCAAATATACCGAAGACGATTTAAGAGAAGAGTTAAAAACCAAAGAATATGAATATGGTTTTTATACAGACATAGAAAGTGAAACCTTTGCAAAAGGGTTAAATGAAGATGTGGTTCGTGCTATTTCTAAAAAGAAAAACGAACCAGAATGGATGACTGAATGGCGTATAGAGGCATTTAGAGTTTGGGAAAAAATGGAAGAGCCAGAATGGGCTAATGTTCATTATGAAAAACCAAAATTTCAAGACATTGCATACTATTCTGCGCCAAAAGAAAAACCAAAATTAAATAGTTTAGATGAAGTTGATCCAGAATTGTTGGACACTTTTAAAAGATTAGGTATTTCTTTAGATGAGCAAAAGAAATTAGCCAATGTAGCTGTTGATATTGTAATGGACTCTGTTTCTGTTGCAACAACATTCAAAGAAACATTAGGTAAAAAAGGTATTATTTTTATGCCTATTTCTGAAGCAATTCAAGAACATCCTGAATTAGTAAGAAAATATTTAGGTACTGTTGTACCAACTACCGATAATTTTTATGCAGCATTAAATTCTGCAGTATTTTCTGACGGATCATTCTGTTACATTCCTAAAGGTGTTCGTTGCCCGATGGAGTTATCAACATACTTTAGAATTAATGAAGGTGGAACTGGTCAATTCGAAAGAACTTTAGTTGTTGCTGACAAAGGAAGTTACGTTTCGTATTTAGAAGGTTGTACAGCACCAAGTAGAGATGAGAATCAATTACACGCAGCTGTGGTTGAATTAATCGCTTTAGATGATTCAGAAATCAAATATTCTACAGTTCAAAACTGGTACCCTGGAAACAAAGAAGGGAAAGGTGGTGTTTACAATTTTGTAACTAAAAGAGCTATCTGTGAAACCAATGCAAAAGTATCTTGGACACAGGTTGAAACAGGATCTGCTGTAACTTGGAAATATCCAAGTTGTATCTTAAAAGGAAACAATTCAGTTGGTGAATTTTATTCAATTGCTGTAACGAACAACTATCAGCAAGCAGATACAGGAACTAAAATGATTCACTTAGGAAAAAACACTAAGTCAACCATTATCTCTAAAGGAATATCAGCAGGAAAATCACAAAACAGTTATAGAGGCCTAGTTCAAATTGGACCACGTGCAGAAAATGCTCGTAATTTCTCTCAATGTGATTCTTTATTGATGGGTAATGAATGTGGAGCACACACGTTTCCATACATTGAAACTAAAAATAAATCGGCACAAATAGAGCACGAAGCAACAACAAGTAAAATTGGTGAGGATCAATTATTTTATTGTAATCAACGTGGAATTGATACTGAAAAAGCAATTGCTTTAATTGTTAACGGGTTTAGTAAAGAGGTACTAAACAAATTACCAATGGAGTTTGCTGTAGAAGCTCAAAAGTTATTAGAAATATCTTTAGAAGGTTCTGTAGGATAA
- a CDS encoding N-acyl homoserine lactonase family protein: MKNVFLLFLGLAIIGCKNTEKKEEKKVEKKAKVALHQLVGGSILVKKLEVFSQDTTYTGQTKQFTDAYYVISHPKGNLMWDAGLPENLVVSEPFHEPSGVFVVQRPDSLANQLKTIGFKIEDFKYFAMSHSHFDHTGHANYMKEATWLVQENEYNAVASDTLKTKNPAVSALKNVKKLNGDYDVFGDGTVVIKYMPGHTVGHQVLYLDLGLEKPILLTGDLYHFEENRKNKGVPSFNYDVKQTLESMDKFETFAKEKNAEVIIQHSPKSFQRLEEILKN; the protein is encoded by the coding sequence ATGAAAAATGTATTTTTATTATTTTTAGGTTTAGCAATTATAGGTTGTAAAAACACAGAAAAAAAAGAAGAGAAAAAGGTTGAGAAAAAAGCAAAAGTAGCTTTACATCAATTAGTAGGTGGATCTATTCTGGTTAAAAAATTAGAAGTTTTTTCTCAAGATACAACTTACACAGGGCAAACAAAGCAATTTACGGATGCTTATTATGTAATTTCTCACCCAAAAGGGAATTTAATGTGGGATGCTGGTTTACCTGAAAACTTAGTAGTTTCTGAACCTTTTCATGAACCAAGTGGTGTTTTTGTAGTGCAAAGACCTGATTCATTAGCAAACCAATTAAAAACTATTGGATTTAAAATTGAAGATTTTAAATATTTTGCAATGTCTCATTCTCATTTCGATCACACAGGGCATGCTAATTATATGAAAGAGGCTACATGGTTAGTGCAAGAAAATGAATACAATGCTGTGGCTTCTGACACGTTAAAAACTAAAAACCCTGCTGTTAGCGCACTTAAAAATGTAAAAAAACTAAATGGTGATTATGATGTTTTTGGAGACGGAACAGTTGTTATAAAATACATGCCAGGACATACAGTTGGTCATCAAGTATTATATCTAGATTTAGGTTTAGAAAAACCAATTTTATTAACTGGTGATTTATATCATTTTGAAGAGAACAGAAAAAATAAAGGAGTTCCTTCATTTAATTATGATGTAAAACAAACATTAGAAAGCATGGATAAATTTGAAACTTTTGCAAAAGAAAAAAATGCAGAGGTAATTATTCAACACTCTCCAAAGAGCTTTCAAAGACTAGAAGAAATATTAAAAAATTAA
- a CDS encoding helix-turn-helix domain-containing protein — protein sequence MIENKELDLAIQFIEKTDRNLFITGKAGTGKTTFLHKIKNESLKRLVIVAPTGVAAINAKGVTIHSFFQMPFGPILPNQIANTSNQQRKFGKAKIDIIRSLDLVIIDEISMVRADLLDGIDQVLRRYKDKSKVFGGAQVLMIGDLQQLSPVVRPNEWSLLQEHYKSVYFFSSRAFQESNTVSIELKKIYRQDNEEFIEILNEIRNDSLSEKSAAILNKRYNPDFEPQKNDGYITLTTHNKRADAINTLELEKLKRKSSFFKAEVSGKFNENAYPNSDKLELKVGAQVMFIKNDSSPEKRYFNGKIGKITLIDDDVIYVKCPNDDDEIETKKEIWENINYSIDEESKDIKEEVTGSFTQIPLRLAWAITIHKSQGLTFEKAIIDAEASFAHGQTYVALSRCTSLEGIVLKTQIRNSSIINDRTVDSFNKNVHENVPDETVLSESEKKYQLNLISELFDFRAFLYPTTRAIDIYYKNQTSLNGVMINHLETIKDNGIIPLLKIANGFKIQLQQLSEDDILAENSDAINERFIKAIDYFIKQTEEFIKKPLNGISFSTDNKAVQKDLEKQIYTLQDLLSIKLFCFLKLKDGFQVEDYLQVRANAVLQNVEKPKKKKITSSRDPILALSLRELRDEISKKEGIPHFQIFTQKTLYAICDTLPKTAKELLKVDGMGKIRVQKYGGVILDAVTSYCKKQGIKQQQKEKPKEDKIPTRQVSFKLFKEGLSAKEIASKRGLTVNTIESHLASFITEGDIDVLEIIPLKKYTKMVKSIESVEFKSLTDLKEKVSKSYSYMELKMVLMSLEL from the coding sequence ATGATAGAAAATAAAGAATTAGACCTTGCCATTCAGTTTATAGAAAAAACAGATAGAAACCTTTTTATTACGGGGAAAGCAGGTACCGGAAAAACTACTTTCTTACATAAAATAAAAAATGAATCGCTGAAAAGATTGGTTATTGTAGCACCAACAGGTGTTGCTGCAATTAATGCAAAAGGAGTTACGATTCATTCTTTTTTTCAAATGCCATTTGGACCTATTTTACCAAATCAAATTGCAAATACATCTAACCAACAACGAAAATTTGGTAAAGCAAAAATTGACATTATTAGGTCTTTAGATCTTGTAATTATTGATGAAATTAGTATGGTTAGAGCTGATTTATTAGATGGTATAGATCAGGTTTTAAGAAGGTATAAAGATAAAAGCAAAGTTTTTGGTGGAGCGCAAGTTTTAATGATTGGAGATTTGCAACAATTATCACCAGTTGTGAGACCTAATGAATGGAGCTTGTTACAAGAACATTATAAATCGGTATATTTTTTTAGTAGTAGAGCATTTCAAGAATCGAATACGGTAAGTATCGAGTTAAAGAAAATTTACAGACAGGATAATGAAGAGTTTATCGAAATTTTAAATGAAATTAGAAACGATTCTTTATCTGAAAAGTCCGCTGCAATTTTAAATAAAAGATATAATCCAGATTTTGAGCCACAAAAAAACGATGGGTACATTACACTAACAACTCACAATAAAAGAGCGGATGCAATTAATACGCTAGAATTAGAAAAACTAAAAAGAAAGAGTAGCTTTTTTAAAGCGGAAGTATCTGGTAAATTTAATGAAAACGCCTATCCCAATAGTGATAAGTTAGAGTTAAAAGTTGGTGCTCAGGTAATGTTTATTAAAAACGATAGCTCACCTGAAAAAAGATATTTTAACGGAAAAATTGGTAAAATAACATTGATTGATGATGATGTTATTTATGTGAAATGTCCGAATGATGATGATGAGATTGAAACCAAAAAAGAGATTTGGGAGAATATTAATTATTCGATTGATGAAGAATCGAAAGACATTAAAGAAGAGGTTACAGGTTCTTTTACCCAAATTCCATTACGATTAGCATGGGCAATTACGATTCATAAAAGTCAGGGTTTAACCTTCGAAAAAGCTATTATTGATGCGGAAGCTTCTTTTGCGCACGGGCAAACGTACGTTGCTTTAAGTAGATGTACTTCTTTAGAAGGTATTGTTTTAAAAACTCAGATTAGAAACAGTTCAATTATAAATGATAGAACGGTTGATTCTTTTAATAAGAATGTACATGAAAATGTTCCTGATGAAACAGTTTTAAGTGAATCAGAAAAAAAATATCAGCTTAATTTAATATCAGAATTATTTGATTTTAGAGCTTTTTTATACCCAACAACAAGAGCTATTGATATATATTATAAGAACCAAACGAGTTTAAATGGTGTTATGATAAACCATTTAGAAACGATTAAAGATAACGGGATTATTCCTTTATTAAAAATTGCTAATGGGTTTAAAATTCAATTGCAACAACTCTCTGAAGATGATATTCTAGCTGAAAATAGTGATGCTATCAATGAACGGTTTATAAAAGCTATTGATTATTTTATTAAACAAACTGAAGAATTTATTAAAAAACCTCTAAATGGAATTTCATTTTCTACAGATAATAAAGCAGTTCAAAAAGATTTAGAGAAACAAATTTACACGCTGCAAGATTTATTATCTATAAAACTATTTTGTTTTCTTAAATTAAAGGATGGTTTTCAAGTTGAAGACTATTTACAGGTTAGAGCAAATGCTGTTTTACAAAATGTAGAAAAGCCTAAGAAAAAGAAAATTACATCTTCTAGAGATCCTATTTTGGCACTAAGTTTACGTGAATTACGAGACGAAATTTCGAAAAAGGAGGGGATTCCACATTTTCAAATATTTACCCAAAAAACGTTATATGCTATTTGTGATACGTTACCGAAAACAGCTAAAGAGTTATTGAAAGTTGATGGAATGGGGAAAATTAGGGTTCAGAAATATGGAGGTGTAATTTTAGACGCAGTAACTAGCTATTGTAAAAAACAAGGGATTAAACAGCAGCAAAAAGAAAAACCAAAAGAAGATAAAATACCAACAAGACAAGTAAGTTTTAAGCTTTTTAAAGAAGGTTTGTCTGCTAAAGAAATTGCAAGCAAAAGAGGATTAACGGTAAATACCATCGAAAGTCACTTGGCTAGTTTTATCACTGAAGGAGATATTGATGTACTTGAAATTATTCCTTTAAAAAAGTATACTAAAATGGTTAAATCTATTGAAAGTGTAGAGTTTAAAAGCCTAACAGATTTAAAAGAAAAGGTTTCTAAAAGTTATAGTTATATGGAATTAAAGATGGTTTTAATGTCTTTAGAGTTGTAA
- the sufD gene encoding Fe-S cluster assembly protein SufD — translation MELKEKLTASYVAFENGVDVNSDVHDIRTKALQNFEELGFPTKKLEAWKYTSLKSVLKQDYSIFPNSEAAIDLADVKKYFIHDIDTYKIVFIDGKYSSFLSDTTHDTVDVCLMSSALAKPKYKAIIENYFNKIAKQDNLTSLNTAFANEGAYIYIPKNVEVEKPIQIISFTTGSEDAIMTQPRNLIVAEQNSHVQIIERHQSLTSNPVLTNSVTEVFAAKDATVDIYKIQNDHENASLVDNCYIEQKSSSIVSVHTFSFGGNITRNNLNFYQRGEHIDSILKGITITEGKQHVDHHTLVHHIEPNCESHQDYKGIYDDRSTAVFNGKVVVEKEAQKTNAYQQNNNVLISDKATINAKPQLEIFADDVKCSHGCTIGQLDEDALFYMQQRGIPKKEAKALLMYAFANTVLESVKIPEVKKRINKLIANKLGVNIGFDL, via the coding sequence ATGGAATTAAAAGAAAAACTAACCGCATCATACGTCGCCTTTGAAAATGGCGTAGACGTTAATTCTGATGTGCACGATATTAGAACTAAAGCGTTACAAAATTTTGAAGAACTAGGTTTTCCTACTAAGAAATTAGAAGCATGGAAATACACTTCTTTAAAATCTGTACTAAAACAAGATTATAGTATTTTTCCAAATTCGGAAGCTGCTATAGACTTAGCTGATGTAAAGAAGTATTTTATCCACGATATTGATACTTATAAGATTGTATTTATCGACGGAAAATATAGTTCTTTCTTGTCTGATACAACACATGACACTGTAGATGTTTGTTTAATGTCTTCGGCATTAGCAAAGCCAAAATACAAAGCTATTATTGAAAATTATTTCAATAAAATTGCTAAACAAGACAATTTAACTTCGCTAAATACTGCATTTGCAAACGAAGGAGCATACATATACATTCCTAAAAATGTAGAGGTTGAAAAACCTATACAAATTATTAGTTTTACTACTGGTTCTGAGGATGCTATTATGACGCAACCTCGTAATTTAATTGTTGCCGAACAAAACTCACATGTTCAAATTATTGAACGTCATCAGAGTTTAACTTCTAACCCTGTTTTAACAAATTCAGTAACCGAAGTTTTTGCAGCAAAAGATGCAACGGTAGATATTTATAAGATTCAAAATGATCATGAAAATGCTTCTTTGGTAGATAATTGTTACATAGAGCAAAAATCAAGTAGCATCGTTTCTGTTCACACTTTTTCTTTCGGAGGAAACATTACACGTAATAACTTAAACTTTTATCAAAGAGGAGAGCATATCGATTCAATTTTAAAAGGGATTACAATTACCGAAGGAAAACAACATGTAGATCATCATACGTTGGTACATCATATTGAGCCAAACTGTGAATCTCATCAAGATTATAAAGGAATTTATGATGATCGCTCTACAGCTGTTTTTAACGGTAAAGTTGTTGTTGAAAAAGAAGCTCAGAAAACAAATGCTTATCAACAAAACAATAATGTTTTAATAAGTGACAAAGCTACCATTAATGCAAAACCTCAATTAGAAATTTTTGCTGATGATGTAAAATGTTCTCACGGTTGTACTATCGGACAACTAGATGAAGATGCTTTATTTTACATGCAACAACGTGGAATTCCAAAGAAAGAAGCAAAAGCACTATTAATGTATGCATTTGCAAATACGGTCTTAGAAAGCGTAAAAATACCAGAAGTAAAGAAACGTATTAATAAATTAATAGCTAATAAACTTGGTGTTAATATTGGTTTTGACCTATAA
- a CDS encoding DUF547 domain-containing protein, protein MRKTIILFCLLFISIQSEAQTDVFNALLKTYVSKEGNVDYKGLRKNRALLDLYLKHLEKTVPGKKWSATKAKSFWINAYNAYTIKLILDSYPLKKITDIKRKGRNAWKIPFAVIGKKTYSLDYIEHKILRRWHDDPRIHVAINAASKSGPRFANYAFTSKNIELKLEALMKEFINDTTKNKISSGKIEVSKMFEWYQEDFTIKHSLVDYVNKYSDIQVNDGAEVVYMQYNWDLNGK, encoded by the coding sequence ATGCGAAAAACTATTATACTCTTCTGCTTACTATTTATTAGTATTCAATCAGAAGCACAAACAGATGTATTTAATGCGCTTCTTAAAACTTATGTTAGTAAAGAAGGTAATGTAGACTATAAAGGCTTGCGAAAAAACCGTGCTTTATTAGACCTATATTTGAAGCATTTAGAAAAAACCGTACCTGGAAAAAAATGGTCAGCTACAAAAGCAAAATCTTTTTGGATTAATGCATACAATGCGTATACAATTAAACTAATTTTAGATAGCTATCCATTAAAAAAGATAACAGATATTAAAAGAAAAGGTAGAAATGCATGGAAAATTCCTTTTGCTGTTATTGGGAAAAAAACATACTCTCTTGATTATATTGAGCATAAAATATTACGTCGTTGGCATGATGACCCTAGAATTCATGTAGCAATAAATGCAGCTTCTAAATCAGGGCCTCGTTTTGCGAACTATGCTTTTACATCTAAAAACATTGAGTTGAAATTAGAAGCTTTAATGAAAGAATTCATCAACGACACTACTAAAAATAAAATATCTTCTGGTAAAATTGAAGTTTCTAAAATGTTTGAGTGGTATCAAGAAGACTTTACAATAAAACACTCATTAGTCGATTATGTAAACAAATATTCTGATATTCAAGTTAATGATGGTGCTGAAGTTGTTTACATGCAATATAACTGGGATTTAAACGGAAAATAA